From Mustela nigripes isolate SB6536 chromosome 13, MUSNIG.SB6536, whole genome shotgun sequence, one genomic window encodes:
- the LOC131998673 gene encoding olfactory receptor 4F3/4F16/4F29-like yields MDGGNHSVVSEFLLLGLSSSWEIQILLFLFFTLFYIASMLGNLLIVLTIISDHHLHSPMYFLLANLSIIDTGVSSIASPKMIYDLFRKHKVISLTGCITQMFFIHTVGGTEMVLLIVMAYDRYIAICKPLHYLTIMSLKMCISLLAVAWTIGLIHSVAQLAFVVNLPFCGPNKMDSFYCDFPRFIKLACIDTYRLEFLVTANSGFISMGTFFILIVSYIFILVTVRKHSSGGSSKALSTLSAHITVVVFFFGPCIIVYVWPFPTLPIDKFLAIFDALITPFMNPIIYTFRNKEMKMAMRRLFGKVLSFRKSFFMTNQRHSDSS; encoded by the coding sequence ATGGACGGAGGAAATCACTCTGTGGTGTCTGAATTTTTGTTGCTGGGACTCAGCAGTTCTTGGGAGattcagattcttctttttttgttttttactctattttacaTAGCAAGTATGCTAGGAAACCTTCTCATTGTGCTCACGATCATCTCAGACCATCACTTACATTCCCCCATGTACTTTTTGCTGGCTAATCTTTCCATCATTGATACAGGAGTTTCCAGCATTGCAAGCCCAAAGATGATTTATGATCTTTTCAGAAAACATAAAGTCATCTCCTTGACAGGGTGCATTACTCAGATGTTCTTTATTCACACAGTTGGGGGTACGGAGATGGTGTTGCTTATAGTAATGGCCTATGACCGATACATTGCTATCTGTAAGCCCCTCCACTACCTGACCATTATGAGCCtaaaaatgtgcatttctctTTTGGCTGTTGCTTGGACCATTGGACTCATCCATTCTGTGGCCCAACTGGCTTTTGTTGTAAACTTGCCCTTTTGTGGTCCCAACAAAATGGACagtttttattgtgattttccTCGGTTTATCAAACTTGCATGTATAGACACATATAGACTGGAATTTCTGGTCACGGCCAACAGTGGTTTCATCTCCATGGGCACTTTCTTCATCTTGATTGTGTCTTACATTTTCATCCTGGTCACAGTTCGCAAACACTCTTCAGGTGGTTCATCTAAGGccctctccactctctctgctcACATCACTGTGGTGGTCTTTTTCTTTGGTCCTTGTATTATTGTCTACGTGTGGCCATTCCCTACATTACCCATAGATAAATTTTTAGCCATCTTTGATGCCCTTATCACTCCTTTTATGAATCCTATTATCTATACATTCAGAAATAAGGAGATGAAAATGGCAATGAGGAGACTATTTGGTAAGGTTCTAAGTTTCAGGAAGAGTTTTTTCATGACCAATCAAAGACATTCAGATTCGTCTTGA